In one window of Halorubrum sp. BV1 DNA:
- a CDS encoding transcriptional regulator, with protein sequence METETTRQRIAEALREGASTASDLGASLSLPTPVVYDHLDHVSRSVAESDGTEQFLVAPPECRACGFDGFDDPVNEPSRCPECKSERIAEPQFVIR encoded by the coding sequence ATGGAGACGGAGACGACCCGCCAGCGCATCGCCGAGGCGCTCCGCGAGGGCGCGTCGACCGCGAGCGACCTCGGCGCGTCGCTGTCGCTGCCGACGCCCGTGGTGTACGACCACCTCGACCACGTCTCGCGGTCGGTCGCAGAGAGCGACGGGACAGAGCAGTTCCTCGTCGCGCCACCGGAGTGCCGCGCGTGCGGGTTCGACGGCTTCGACGACCCGGTCAACGAACCGTCGCGGTGTCCCGAGTGCAAGAGCGAACGGATCGCGGAGCCACAGTTCGTGATCCGGTGA
- a CDS encoding type 1 glutamine amidotransferase domain-containing protein, producing MTRALFVVSEEGYWAEECIEPLSTLESEGVDVTVATPSGSPPVVDERSLEPDAAGGEEAAAEFREVDETHPELTDPAPLASVDADGYDAVVFPGGHGTVWDVNQDRHARQLLLDTIAGDEGVALVVCHAVGILAFTREADGTPLVEGRDVTGFPNEWEEGIVDDEDVLPDGRKLPYWVEDEVVLAGANWDAELDADESVTVDGDLITGRGPGSSSAAARTLLDEL from the coding sequence ATGACACGCGCGCTGTTCGTCGTGAGCGAGGAGGGGTACTGGGCTGAAGAGTGCATCGAGCCGCTGTCGACCCTAGAGAGCGAAGGCGTCGACGTGACGGTCGCGACCCCCTCGGGGTCGCCGCCGGTCGTCGACGAGCGTTCGCTGGAGCCGGACGCGGCCGGCGGCGAAGAGGCGGCGGCCGAGTTCCGCGAGGTCGACGAGACGCACCCGGAACTCACCGACCCCGCACCGCTCGCGAGCGTCGACGCCGACGGCTACGACGCCGTGGTGTTCCCCGGCGGCCACGGCACCGTCTGGGACGTGAATCAGGACCGGCACGCCCGCCAGCTCCTGCTCGATACGATCGCCGGCGACGAGGGCGTCGCGCTCGTCGTCTGTCACGCGGTCGGCATCCTCGCCTTTACCCGCGAGGCCGACGGGACGCCGCTCGTGGAGGGACGCGACGTCACCGGCTTCCCGAACGAGTGGGAAGAAGGGATCGTTGACGACGAGGACGTGCTGCCGGACGGCCGGAAGCTCCCTTACTGGGTCGAAGACGAGGTCGTGCTCGCCGGGGCAAACTGGGACGCCGAACTCGACGCGGACGAGAGCGTCACCGTCGACGGCGACCTGATCACCGGCCGCGGGCCGGGGTCGTCGTCCGCGGCCGCTCGGACGCTTCTGGACGAACTGTAG
- a CDS encoding transcription factor: protein MSATELEADLSADERDGLDLIRETGGIHQSDFWKELDVSSRKGSRIAEALAESGLIQREETVYDGHNTYYLEPAPRDLDFSLLMAGDMLSPFIGEEEVDPQADAFSQWMMNLAYEEY from the coding sequence ATGAGCGCGACCGAACTCGAGGCCGACCTGTCCGCTGACGAGCGCGACGGCCTCGACCTCATCCGCGAGACCGGAGGCATCCATCAGAGCGACTTCTGGAAGGAACTCGACGTCTCCTCGCGGAAGGGGAGCCGCATCGCGGAGGCGTTGGCGGAGTCCGGGCTCATCCAGCGCGAGGAGACCGTCTACGACGGCCACAACACCTACTACTTGGAGCCCGCACCCCGCGATCTGGACTTCTCGCTTCTGATGGCCGGCGACATGCTGTCGCCGTTCATCGGCGAGGAGGAAGTCGACCCGCAGGCTGACGCCTTCTCACAGTGGATGATGAACCTCGCGTACGAGGAGTACTAG
- a CDS encoding NRDE family protein produces MCTLTLAWRAFDGAPVALAANRDEVLNRPAEPPAIRGGETGTGDGAVGDTDDEAVSGSAPTDAAAAAPTDDAGAGRYVAPRDAEAGGTWIGLTEGGLVVAVTNRWLDTDRDGDRSRGLLVRDCLDADSADDARRIVERETDERAYDGFNLVLADARSAFLLAYDGALTATRLDPGVHVVGNVGGVVNGAERFAVPERRREFGEERAESTRLVADALAPDSEESATAWLDRAGEVLSDHEYGACLHGDGFGTVSFTRIRTGSDPAFAYADGPPCETDPAAVSLPAGFGTADADGGSGVDDADGAESQF; encoded by the coding sequence GTGTGCACGCTGACGCTCGCGTGGCGAGCCTTCGACGGCGCGCCGGTCGCGCTCGCCGCCAACCGAGATGAGGTCCTGAACCGCCCCGCAGAGCCGCCCGCGATCCGTGGCGGCGAGACCGGCACCGGTGACGGTGCTGTCGGCGACACCGACGATGAGGCTGTCTCCGGCAGCGCTCCCACCGACGCTGCTGCCGCCGCCCCCACCGACGACGCCGGCGCTGGCCGGTACGTCGCCCCGCGCGACGCGGAAGCCGGCGGGACGTGGATCGGCCTCACCGAGGGCGGCCTCGTCGTCGCCGTCACCAACCGTTGGCTCGATACCGACCGCGACGGGGACCGGTCCCGCGGGCTGCTCGTTCGCGACTGCCTCGACGCCGACTCCGCGGACGACGCCCGTCGCATCGTCGAACGAGAGACAGACGAGCGCGCGTACGACGGCTTCAACCTCGTGCTCGCCGACGCGCGGTCGGCGTTCCTGCTCGCGTACGACGGCGCGCTCACGGCAACGCGACTCGACCCCGGTGTCCACGTCGTCGGCAACGTCGGCGGCGTGGTCAACGGGGCGGAGCGGTTCGCGGTCCCCGAGCGACGGCGGGAGTTCGGCGAGGAACGCGCGGAGAGCACGCGATTGGTCGCCGACGCGCTCGCTCCGGACTCCGAGGAGTCGGCCACCGCGTGGCTCGACCGCGCCGGCGAGGTCCTCTCCGACCACGAGTACGGAGCGTGTCTCCACGGCGACGGGTTCGGGACGGTGTCGTTCACGCGGATCCGGACCGGCTCCGACCCCGCGTTCGCGTACGCGGACGGCCCGCCCTGCGAGACCGATCCGGCGGCCGTGTCGCTTCCGGCCGGATTCGGCACCGCCGACGCCGACGGCGGGAGCGGTGTGGACGACGCCGACGGCGCGGAAAGCCAGTTTTAA
- a CDS encoding glucose 1-dehydrogenase encodes MNAIAVYEGADEPVVTEKPRPEPAAGEALVRTLRVGVDGTDHEVIAGGHGDAPAGEDHLVLGHEAVGVVEDPNDTPFEAGDVVVPTVRRPPNGANEYFARGEPDMAPDGEYHERGIVGAHGFMAEYFTSPAAFLVEIPPALAEWGFLVEPISITEKAIEHAHASRSAFHWEPESALVLGNGSLGLLTVATLDESFDRVHCLGRRERPDPTIDIIESLGATYVNSNETAVPDVPDVYEPMDFVFEATGYAPHAFETIEALAPNGVGALLGVPGDWEFSVDGGRLHREFVLHNKALVGSVNSGTEHFEAAVESLSRFDTRFLGDLVTGVYGLDEFEAAFADDDTTIKTAVEFDAYEER; translated from the coding sequence ATGAACGCGATCGCCGTGTATGAAGGGGCCGACGAGCCGGTCGTGACGGAGAAGCCGCGACCGGAGCCTGCGGCCGGCGAGGCGCTCGTCCGCACGCTCCGCGTCGGGGTCGACGGGACGGACCACGAGGTCATCGCCGGCGGGCACGGGGACGCGCCGGCGGGCGAAGACCACCTCGTGTTGGGCCACGAGGCGGTCGGCGTCGTGGAAGACCCGAACGACACGCCGTTCGAGGCCGGCGACGTCGTCGTGCCGACGGTCCGCCGGCCGCCGAACGGCGCGAACGAGTACTTCGCTCGCGGTGAGCCGGACATGGCACCGGACGGCGAGTACCACGAGCGCGGGATCGTCGGCGCGCACGGGTTCATGGCCGAGTACTTCACCAGCCCCGCGGCGTTCCTCGTCGAGATCCCGCCGGCGCTGGCCGAGTGGGGATTCCTCGTCGAGCCGATCTCCATCACCGAGAAGGCGATCGAACACGCCCACGCCAGCCGGTCCGCGTTCCACTGGGAGCCGGAATCTGCGCTGGTGCTCGGCAACGGGTCGCTCGGGCTGCTCACGGTCGCGACGCTCGACGAGTCGTTCGACCGAGTCCACTGTCTCGGCCGGCGCGAGCGTCCGGACCCGACGATAGACATCATCGAGTCGCTCGGCGCGACGTACGTGAACTCGAACGAGACGGCGGTACCAGACGTGCCGGACGTCTACGAGCCGATGGACTTCGTCTTCGAGGCGACCGGCTACGCCCCGCACGCCTTCGAGACGATCGAGGCGCTCGCCCCGAACGGCGTCGGCGCGCTGCTCGGCGTCCCCGGCGACTGGGAGTTCTCGGTCGACGGCGGGCGGCTCCACCGCGAGTTCGTGCTTCACAACAAGGCGCTCGTCGGCAGCGTTAACTCGGGCACCGAGCACTTCGAGGCGGCCGTCGAGTCGCTCTCCCGCTTCGATACCCGGTTCCTCGGCGACCTCGTCACCGGCGTCTACGGCCTCGACGAGTTCGAGGCCGCGTTCGCGGATGACGACACGACTATTAAAACGGCGGTCGAATTCGACGCATATGAAGAACGTTGA
- the gfcR gene encoding transcriptional regulator GfcR produces the protein MKNVDDLIDSAAELAERGLSKGEIADELNVSRETASWLVERAGGNDTAEAAASTSTADIHVDWSALGRDSTRLRYAASAMADLLAKEGEEVDLTVGIEKAGAPLATAVAGQLDTDLGTYAPAKHQWEEGDIDEHGGGFSRNFAGIRDRDCYVVDDIITSGTTMRESIDAIREQGGEPVACVVLVDKRGFDEIDGVPVYSLVDVVRVDREE, from the coding sequence ATGAAGAACGTTGACGACCTGATAGACAGCGCGGCGGAACTCGCGGAGCGGGGCCTCTCGAAGGGGGAGATCGCGGACGAACTGAACGTCTCGCGCGAGACGGCGAGCTGGCTCGTCGAGCGCGCCGGGGGGAACGACACCGCGGAGGCGGCGGCGTCCACGTCGACCGCCGACATCCACGTCGACTGGTCGGCGCTCGGCCGAGACTCGACCCGGCTCCGATACGCCGCGAGCGCGATGGCGGACCTGCTGGCGAAAGAGGGCGAGGAGGTGGACCTCACCGTCGGCATCGAGAAGGCGGGCGCGCCGCTCGCGACCGCGGTCGCCGGCCAGCTCGACACAGACCTCGGAACGTACGCGCCGGCGAAACACCAGTGGGAGGAGGGAGACATCGATGAGCACGGCGGCGGCTTCTCGCGAAACTTCGCCGGGATCCGCGACCGCGACTGCTACGTCGTCGACGATATCATCACTTCGGGGACGACGATGCGCGAGTCGATCGACGCGATCCGCGAGCAGGGCGGCGAGCCGGTCGCCTGCGTCGTCCTCGTCGATAAGCGCGGGTTCGACGAGATCGACGGCGTGCCGGTGTACTCGCTCGTGGACGTCGTGCGCGTCGACCGCGAGGAGTAG
- a CDS encoding glutaredoxin, producing the protein MTFSPEADADSEEIEQRVEETIADNDVVLFMKGNRLMPQCGYSQRAVELISQHVEEFETVDVLPALPQYREALESHSGWETIPQTFVDGEFVGGSDVLGELEERGELAAELGAE; encoded by the coding sequence ATGACGTTCAGTCCCGAAGCCGACGCCGACTCCGAAGAGATCGAACAGCGCGTCGAAGAGACCATCGCCGACAACGACGTGGTGCTTTTCATGAAGGGGAACCGCCTGATGCCCCAGTGCGGCTACTCACAGCGCGCGGTCGAACTCATCTCACAGCACGTCGAGGAGTTCGAGACGGTCGACGTGCTCCCCGCGCTCCCGCAGTACCGCGAGGCGCTCGAATCCCACAGCGGCTGGGAGACCATCCCGCAGACGTTCGTTGACGGCGAGTTCGTCGGCGGCAGCGACGTTCTCGGCGAACTCGAAGAGCGCGGCGAGCTGGCCGCAGAGCTCGGAGCCGAGTGA
- the tbsP gene encoding transcriptional regulator TbsP: MVSNLLEADVERVLDAAFVGNDEEVVVVDPSAETIASLIEAATTREDLPPMSMLATDSELASVMDDFLAASTAADLVADETLGIRLLPDDVDNALFVSPSKLVVLVSADERVAALSTDDDEFVTEVFETNRASFEDAAEYDLRTPAISRVRETMAAEIDEATRDDFDALLASVEAARGSDVIDEVTASLLVAAKNDVLLYDISKWGEDVGIASKATFSRTKTRLEDAGLVDTEKVPIDVGRPRLRLKLGDERLRGVDAAGLADVATEMLPSRS, translated from the coding sequence ATGGTATCGAATTTATTAGAAGCCGACGTGGAACGCGTCCTCGACGCGGCCTTCGTCGGGAACGACGAGGAAGTGGTTGTCGTCGACCCGTCGGCGGAGACGATCGCGTCGCTGATCGAGGCGGCGACAACTCGCGAGGACCTGCCGCCGATGTCGATGCTGGCCACCGACAGCGAGCTCGCGAGCGTGATGGACGATTTCCTCGCCGCGTCCACGGCCGCCGACCTCGTCGCGGACGAGACGCTCGGAATTCGCTTGCTTCCCGACGACGTCGACAACGCCCTGTTCGTGTCGCCGTCGAAGCTCGTCGTGCTCGTGAGCGCCGACGAGCGCGTCGCGGCGCTGTCGACCGACGACGATGAGTTCGTCACCGAGGTGTTCGAGACCAACCGCGCGTCCTTCGAGGACGCCGCGGAGTACGACCTCCGAACCCCGGCGATCAGCCGCGTTCGCGAGACGATGGCGGCCGAGATCGACGAGGCCACGCGGGACGATTTCGACGCGCTCCTCGCCTCGGTCGAGGCTGCCCGCGGTTCCGACGTCATTGACGAGGTGACCGCCTCGCTGCTCGTGGCCGCGAAAAACGACGTGCTCCTCTATGATATCTCGAAGTGGGGCGAAGACGTCGGTATCGCCTCGAAGGCAACGTTCTCGCGGACGAAGACGCGACTCGAAGACGCGGGACTCGTCGACACGGAGAAAGTCCCGATCGACGTCGGTCGCCCCCGGCTCCGGCTCAAACTCGGCGACGAGCGCCTCCGCGGCGTCGACGCCGCGGGCCTCGCCGACGTCGCGACCGAGATGCTCCCGTCACGCTCGTAG
- the glyA gene encoding serine hydroxymethyltransferase gives MDTEHVRDVDPAVADALAGERDRQEQTLAMIASENHVSEAVLEAQGSVLTNKYAEGYPGSRYYAGCEYADDVEELAIERATELWGADHVNVQPHSGTQANQAVYYAVLDPGDKILSLDLTHGGHLSHGHPANFTGQIYDVEQYEVDPDTGYIDYEGLRAAAESFNPDIIVSGYSAYPRTVEWDRIQAAADAVDAYHLADIAHITGLVATGVHPSPVGIADFVTGSTHKTIRAGRGGIVMCDEEFADDIDKAVFPGGQGGPLMHNIAGKAVGFKEALAPEFEAYTEQVVANAQVLAETLQDHGLSLVSGGTDNHLVLADLRDSHPDLPGGDAEDALAAANIVLNGNTVPGETRSPFNPSGIRAGTAGLTTRGFDEDAMAEVGDLIYRVVDNVESDDVIYEVGERVAELCEEHPLYE, from the coding sequence ATGGACACAGAGCACGTCCGGGACGTCGATCCGGCGGTCGCCGACGCGCTGGCCGGCGAACGCGACAGACAGGAGCAGACCCTCGCGATGATCGCGAGCGAGAACCACGTCAGCGAGGCGGTCTTAGAGGCGCAGGGGAGCGTCCTCACGAACAAGTACGCCGAGGGGTATCCGGGATCCCGGTACTACGCCGGCTGCGAGTACGCCGACGACGTAGAAGAGTTAGCGATCGAACGCGCGACGGAGCTGTGGGGCGCAGACCACGTCAACGTCCAGCCGCACTCGGGGACGCAGGCGAATCAGGCCGTCTACTACGCGGTGTTAGACCCCGGCGACAAGATCCTCTCGTTGGACCTCACCCACGGCGGTCACCTCTCGCACGGTCACCCGGCGAACTTTACCGGACAGATCTACGACGTGGAGCAGTACGAGGTCGACCCCGACACCGGCTACATAGACTACGAGGGGCTGCGCGCCGCCGCGGAGTCGTTCAACCCCGACATCATTGTCTCCGGATACTCCGCGTACCCGCGGACGGTCGAGTGGGACCGCATTCAGGCGGCCGCCGACGCCGTCGACGCCTACCACCTCGCGGACATCGCCCACATCACCGGGCTCGTCGCCACCGGCGTGCATCCCTCACCGGTCGGGATCGCCGACTTCGTCACAGGTTCGACCCACAAGACGATCCGCGCCGGCCGCGGCGGGATCGTGATGTGCGACGAGGAGTTCGCCGACGACATCGACAAGGCCGTCTTCCCCGGCGGGCAGGGTGGCCCGCTCATGCACAACATCGCCGGCAAGGCCGTCGGGTTCAAGGAGGCGTTAGCGCCCGAGTTCGAGGCGTACACCGAACAGGTCGTCGCGAACGCCCAAGTCCTCGCCGAGACGCTACAGGACCACGGTCTCTCTCTCGTCTCCGGCGGCACCGACAACCACCTCGTGCTCGCCGACCTCCGCGACTCGCACCCGGACCTCCCGGGCGGCGACGCGGAGGACGCGCTCGCCGCCGCGAACATCGTCCTCAACGGGAACACGGTGCCGGGCGAGACGCGGTCGCCGTTCAATCCCTCGGGGATCCGCGCCGGCACCGCCGGGCTCACGACTCGCGGGTTCGACGAGGACGCGATGGCGGAGGTCGGCGATCTCATCTACCGGGTCGTCGACAACGTCGAGAGCGACGACGTGATCTACGAGGTCGGCGAGCGCGTCGCCGAACTCTGCGAGGAGCACCCGCTGTACGAATAG
- a CDS encoding DUF3054 domain-containing protein, whose product MDAPSFLSDRLDRAAAPLLIGDLLALMVMLTIGTLNHTSIGFLTANPLYLPGVYAPFLIAWILIAPLVGAYSAGAAETAKSSVPLAVRSWIPAAVLALALRALVFRGGAEVSFAVVMLVAGSVFLGGWRALYFRVR is encoded by the coding sequence ATGGACGCCCCGTCGTTCCTCTCGGATCGTCTCGACCGCGCCGCCGCGCCGCTCCTGATCGGGGATCTGCTCGCGTTGATGGTCATGTTGACCATCGGTACGCTCAACCACACCTCGATCGGGTTCCTCACGGCGAACCCCCTATACCTGCCCGGAGTCTACGCGCCGTTCCTGATCGCGTGGATCCTGATCGCCCCGCTCGTGGGCGCATACTCCGCCGGGGCGGCGGAGACAGCGAAGTCGTCGGTGCCGCTCGCGGTCCGGTCGTGGATCCCGGCCGCCGTTCTCGCGCTCGCGCTCCGCGCGTTGGTCTTCCGTGGGGGCGCAGAGGTGAGCTTCGCCGTCGTCATGCTCGTGGCCGGATCGGTGTTCCTCGGCGGCTGGCGCGCGCTGTACTTCCGCGTGCGGTAG
- a CDS encoding ornithine cyclodeaminase family protein: MTDTLFLTSADIDDLAEPTDYVAVVRDGYRQVGEGAPAEPRTLLPNRDPAGMLTTYAAILPETGAMGGYTYSAGFGSRDAWFMTPLFDADSGEPLALLDGASMNPFKTGAAGAVAVDALAREDATEIAVIGSGAQARGQLAATATVRAFESVRVFSPTAESREAFAAAFDDRLDATVSAVESAGAAVDGADVIITATTASDPVIEDTDVAPGAHVTAMGQYDPEKNELPPELVARATYVPDIRERATQDAGSFLAARSAGLIGDDHVAADLGEVVAGRHPGRTTDEEVTVFDSGGTGIETVAAAHMLYERATDAGRGETIEFAPASEALTGE, from the coding sequence ATGACCGACACGCTGTTTCTCACGAGCGCCGACATCGACGACCTCGCCGAGCCGACCGACTACGTGGCGGTCGTCCGCGACGGCTACCGGCAGGTCGGCGAGGGCGCGCCCGCAGAGCCGCGGACGCTGCTTCCCAACCGCGACCCCGCCGGCATGTTGACGACGTACGCCGCGATCCTCCCGGAGACGGGCGCGATGGGCGGGTACACCTACTCGGCCGGGTTCGGTTCCCGCGACGCCTGGTTTATGACGCCGCTCTTCGACGCCGACTCGGGCGAGCCGCTCGCGCTGCTCGACGGCGCGTCGATGAACCCGTTCAAGACCGGCGCGGCCGGTGCCGTCGCCGTCGACGCGCTCGCTCGCGAGGACGCGACCGAGATCGCCGTGATCGGCAGCGGCGCGCAGGCCCGGGGTCAGCTCGCGGCGACCGCGACGGTCCGGGCCTTCGAGTCGGTCCGCGTCTTCTCCCCGACGGCGGAGAGCCGGGAGGCGTTCGCCGCCGCGTTCGATGACCGCCTCGACGCGACGGTCTCGGCGGTCGAGAGCGCCGGAGCGGCGGTCGACGGAGCGGACGTGATAATCACCGCGACGACGGCGAGCGATCCTGTGATCGAGGACACCGACGTCGCGCCCGGCGCGCACGTCACCGCGATGGGGCAGTACGATCCGGAGAAGAACGAGCTACCGCCCGAACTCGTCGCTCGGGCCACCTACGTTCCCGACATCCGCGAGCGGGCGACGCAAGACGCCGGCTCCTTCCTCGCGGCGCGGTCTGCCGGCCTGATCGGCGACGACCACGTCGCGGCAGACCTCGGTGAGGTAGTGGCCGGCCGACATCCGGGACGGACGACCGACGAGGAGGTCACGGTGTTCGACTCGGGCGGGACCGGGATCGAGACCGTCGCGGCCGCGCACATGCTCTACGAGCGGGCGACGGACGCGGGACGGGGCGAGACGATCGAGTTCGCGCCCGCGAGCGAGGCGCTCACTGGCGAGTGA
- the rocF gene encoding arginase, which translates to MTTVRIIGAPTDYGANRRGVDMGPSAIRYAGLADQLERAGIDPVDAGDLAVPRAEERDPDADTPSEWNAKFLGETADVCGRLAEEVSDTLAAGSVPLALGGDHSIAIGSLVGSARDAEIGAVWFDAHADLNTPTTTPSGNVHGMPLAAALGIGAFADTEWANAPGLSPENVALVGLRSVDGAEADLLREREFTVYTMSDIDERGITAVTEEAMATAAADVDGVHVSLDLDWLDPNEAPGVGTPVRGGVTYREAHSAMEIVDETASLRSMELVEVNPTLDQHNETAELATELAASAFGKRVL; encoded by the coding sequence ATGACCACAGTCAGGATCATCGGCGCGCCGACCGACTACGGGGCGAACCGGCGGGGCGTCGACATGGGGCCGTCAGCTATCCGATACGCCGGCCTCGCCGATCAACTGGAGAGGGCGGGGATCGACCCGGTCGACGCGGGCGACCTCGCCGTCCCCCGCGCCGAAGAGCGCGACCCGGACGCGGACACCCCGAGCGAGTGGAACGCAAAGTTCCTCGGGGAGACGGCCGATGTCTGTGGCCGCCTCGCCGAGGAGGTGAGCGACACGCTCGCGGCCGGCAGCGTCCCGCTTGCGCTCGGCGGGGATCACTCGATCGCCATCGGGTCGCTCGTCGGGTCGGCGCGCGACGCCGAGATCGGCGCGGTGTGGTTCGACGCCCACGCCGATCTCAACACTCCGACGACGACGCCGTCGGGGAACGTCCACGGGATGCCGCTCGCGGCCGCGCTCGGGATCGGCGCGTTCGCCGACACCGAGTGGGCGAACGCGCCGGGCCTCTCTCCGGAGAACGTTGCCTTAGTCGGCCTCCGATCCGTCGACGGCGCGGAGGCCGACCTCCTCCGCGAGCGCGAGTTCACCGTCTACACGATGTCCGACATCGACGAGCGCGGGATCACGGCCGTGACGGAGGAGGCGATGGCGACCGCCGCCGCGGACGTCGACGGAGTTCACGTCAGCCTCGATCTCGACTGGCTCGATCCCAACGAAGCGCCCGGGGTCGGGACGCCCGTCCGCGGCGGCGTCACCTACCGAGAGGCCCACAGCGCGATGGAGATCGTCGACGAGACCGCCTCCCTCAGATCGATGGAGCTCGTCGAGGTGAATCCCACGCTCGACCAGCACAACGAGACGGCCGAACTCGCGACGGAACTCGCCGCGAGCGCGTTCGGTAAGCGGGTGCTCTGA
- a CDS encoding Rrf2 family transcriptional regulator, with amino-acid sequence MSSIELTSSQKSILSALINLYGEQEDAVKGEAIAEEVDRNPGTIRNQMQSLKALQLVEGVPGPKGGYKPTSNAYEALDIQRMDEPADVPIFHEGEEQTGVNVDGIDLSSVHHPELCRAEIHVQGSVREFHDGDSVTVGPTPLSKLVIDGTVDGKDDTANVLILRIDDMRAPDEPAEH; translated from the coding sequence ATGTCATCGATCGAACTCACATCGAGTCAGAAGAGCATCCTCTCGGCCCTCATCAACCTGTACGGGGAACAGGAAGACGCCGTCAAAGGCGAGGCGATAGCCGAGGAGGTCGACCGCAACCCGGGCACAATCCGGAATCAGATGCAGAGCCTCAAAGCTCTCCAGCTGGTCGAGGGCGTACCGGGGCCGAAAGGCGGCTACAAGCCCACCTCGAACGCGTACGAGGCGCTCGACATCCAGCGGATGGACGAGCCCGCCGACGTGCCGATCTTTCACGAGGGCGAGGAGCAAACGGGCGTCAACGTCGACGGGATAGACCTCTCCAGCGTCCACCACCCCGAGCTGTGTCGCGCCGAGATCCACGTCCAGGGTTCCGTTCGCGAGTTCCACGACGGCGACTCCGTCACGGTCGGCCCGACGCCCCTCTCGAAACTCGTCATCGACGGCACGGTCGACGGCAAAGACGACACCGCGAACGTCCTCATCCTCCGCATCGACGACATGCGCGCGCCCGACGAGCCCGCCGAACACTGA
- a CDS encoding NAD(P)/FAD-dependent oxidoreductase, whose protein sequence is MTTQIVVVGSGYAGAGAVKAFEDEVGEGEAELTWISEHDYHLVLHEVHRAIRNPAVEDKITIPVDEIKSPESTFVQGRVVDVDVDDRVVETDDGTTVDYDYLLLAVGSTTAFFGIEGLEENAHQLKGLDDAKAIHEDIRSAAAEATRSDPVEVIVGGAGLSGIQTAGEIAEYRDKHRAPIEVTLVEGLDEIFPNNDPQIQGALRQRVEDADIDIRTGDFISKADEDTVYLGGGEDEAPEELDYDVLIWTGGITGQPEIEDVDVEKDERSHRVHAGSDFTTSDDRVFAIGDTALVEQGDDDVAPPTAQAAWQAAEVAGENLARAARGAPLKSWTHEDKGTVISVGEEAVAHDVMGMPIQTFGGTPAKLLKKAIATRWIAKVSSAGRGVSAFGDM, encoded by the coding sequence ATGACTACCCAGATCGTCGTCGTCGGCTCCGGGTACGCCGGTGCCGGGGCAGTGAAGGCGTTCGAAGACGAGGTAGGCGAGGGCGAGGCCGAACTCACCTGGATATCCGAACACGACTATCACCTCGTGCTCCACGAGGTCCACCGCGCGATCCGCAACCCCGCGGTCGAAGACAAGATCACGATCCCGGTCGACGAGATCAAATCACCCGAGTCGACGTTCGTGCAGGGCCGCGTCGTCGACGTCGACGTCGACGACCGCGTCGTCGAGACCGACGACGGGACGACCGTCGATTACGACTACCTCCTCTTGGCCGTCGGATCCACGACGGCCTTCTTCGGCATCGAGGGGCTCGAAGAGAACGCCCACCAGCTGAAGGGCCTCGACGACGCGAAGGCGATCCACGAGGACATCCGCTCGGCCGCCGCGGAGGCGACGCGTTCCGATCCGGTCGAGGTCATCGTGGGCGGTGCCGGTCTCTCCGGAATCCAGACCGCCGGCGAGATCGCCGAGTACCGCGACAAACACCGCGCACCGATCGAGGTCACGCTGGTCGAGGGACTCGACGAGATATTCCCCAACAACGACCCGCAGATACAGGGCGCGCTGCGTCAGCGAGTCGAGGACGCCGACATCGACATCCGCACCGGCGACTTCATTTCGAAGGCCGACGAGGACACCGTTTACCTCGGCGGCGGCGAGGACGAAGCGCCCGAGGAACTGGACTACGACGTGCTGATCTGGACCGGCGGCATCACCGGACAGCCGGAGATCGAAGACGTCGACGTCGAGAAAGACGAGCGCTCACATCGCGTCCACGCCGGCTCCGATTTCACCACCAGCGACGACCGCGTGTTCGCCATCGGCGACACCGCCTTAGTCGAGCAGGGGGACGACGACGTGGCTCCGCCGACCGCACAGGCCGCCTGGCAGGCCGCGGAGGTCGCCGGCGAGAACCTCGCGCGCGCCGCCCGCGGCGCGCCCCTCAAGTCGTGGACGCACGAGGACAAAGGCACCGTCATCTCCGTCGGCGAGGAGGCCGTCGCACACGACGTGATGGGGATGCCGATCCAGACGTTCGGCGGCACGCCCGCGAAGCTCCTCAAGAAGGCCATCGCCACGCGCTGGATCGCCAAGGTTTCCTCGGCCGGACGCGGCGTCAGCGCGTTCGGCGACATGTAG